From the Quercus lobata isolate SW786 chromosome 6, ValleyOak3.0 Primary Assembly, whole genome shotgun sequence genome, one window contains:
- the LOC115995469 gene encoding Fanconi anemia group I protein isoform X1: MATTATTATTTGPLSDTDIIRLASQHHHAQTQTQTPLPSYLLSLDSHSKLLSFLHARASSPSPSLAVSDYTLSLLSLISLSPHTPSLSSLLSSLLSSYTHLFASLLIPHDSNSLKTIQFFVSLLHHIPVTSLEAVVDSILSYLPQINDSEDTQILDLLPSCLNLAFDSGGDYAHQVFDKMLECNWSKELLMKMVSIVGEFAFLDKVRRREFLDKVFVGMKRVDLQDLPSLVYQLLVLSAASKGFSKREVIEGIVMFFGLKMGSKMSSIFRQVEGTVLLHVNFSVKQDLSLGQEVMGLVRSDFRAFNHFTVAILLSVARVRRFSESSLGILKTAVLTAYRDYKFAKDCKWLSDDLKEEYLENVKLVEKAVLRAVNESSYGREHIVPSIVQFGFVLLESVEERSSKELWNSSGLLGIEDLGIQMLKVLFEVHDMARNEIIEQCKFRILSLKPEQSMPIIRLLSNLIQTYPYPMLEHVSRLKELLDYFTFMHGNVAAYLVTALLPLIKFSRDLQDYTILVLRKAMFRREDTVRIAATTSIIDLILAEKQSKRDGPFSFQESSSQASSSQQAEIPCGPGEGLFQELSGLLQRCLYQQAKVKEVMYHGLVRVILMDPSSAGAIFDFLLPHFLRYFREQDAEVQLEIRNCVRVERGKVLIEEPLDCLLSCVSWILILQSHGQTDRVSDSSWANLGFSLSQENEVGRNLSGESFSSAFLKIRKFLRNQNLEGILGQAQDAGSKPLEEERSTCALILSGIIEVLLNAIATELEKATDIKKVDLEKEITEFVDLHDSLDKDTCTSRQNNGIRRGNLRTATQDIPKNIDSGHIKFTHGRIPFLATSSIYQLLQTALKLYNTDCSNTVGASQNRSQLSMGNSSKCCSKIISFALNAFLRHLKSFSVTGTENSLKTLIYGDIKMLGPQLLKLIFLLKSVPKFATDQKKKEAKGEKNDEDRRENLHLALICIKELIMVSLWSSNLTGLLEEMVSVSPLECPGSDDDCEAATRIDDQQIRSKELFIRKILMPLFSECLALSYFGEVEIICDMILMIGNKLPYKWKNIHGAWAVRVGKCNHITNSKVVKGIVTVALSLSLPPNDLIVAQDMASELLKVTGSETIDPIEMSESYPVINHSTSAAINSCILQLIEAILVDMDWTTKKLKIFSLVTQRSINLNKSGEHAPGLAFEENLYTRAEAVVKVLSFFVLMNLKEPQAEHLLRLAAKFYKHLAQMSKLRIGPKGCKQLLPSLKFEKLVELTCRQLTVPLYNFVMLVQKKQQENAISKGIIKKIKRENRCIPDLIFQIEDYEKYLIQLSKVSKVNLLRHAKRSTSRDFKIVDPNEMTREEDAPNHNDPTAVENESCDDSEDNEGNGSEKILTPNSCSPLAAKDSGSDGEDGDALPNAKRVKRGRVVQDSDDET, encoded by the exons atggccaccaccgccaccaccgcCACAACCACAGGTCCGCTAAGCGACACAGATATAATACGCCTAGCTTCCCAGCACCACCATGCCCAAACACAGACACAAACACCCCTTCCTTCCTATTTACTCTCCCTTGACTCTCACTCCAAACTCCTTTCCTTCCTCCACGCTCGCGCCtcttctccctctccttctctcgCCGTCTCCGACTACACTCTTTCCCTCCTCTCCCTCATTTCCCTTTCCCCTCACACTCCTTCCCTCTCTTCCCTCCTATCCTCTCTCCTCTCCTCCTACACTCACCTCTTCGCTTCCCTTCTCATTCCCCACGACTCCAACTCCCTCAAAACCATACAATTCTTTGTCTCCCTCCTCCACCACATACCCGTTACTTCTCTCGAAGCAGTTGTCGATTCCATTCTCTCCTATTTGCCTCAAATTAATGATTCCGAGGATACCCAGATCCTCGATCTTCTCCCAAGTTGTTTGAACTTGGCTTTTGATTCAGGTGGGGATTATGCACAccaggtgtttgataaaatgcttgaATGTAATTGGTCGAAGGAGTTGTTGATGAAGATGGTTTCGATTGTGGGGGAGTTTGCATTTCTTGATAAGGTGAGGAGGAGAGAGTTTTTGGACAAAGTGTTTGTTGGGATGAAGCGGGTGGACTTGCAGGACTTGCCTTCGCTTGTGTACCAGTTATTGGTCTTGTCGGCCGCATCAAAAGGGTTTAGCAAGAGAGAGGTGATTGAAGGGATTGTGatgttttttgggttgaaaatgGGGTCAAAGATGAGCTCCATATTTAGGCAAGTTGAAGGTACAGTGTTGCTCCATGTGAATTTCTCAGTGAAGCAGGATCTGTCTTTGGGGCAGGAGGTAATGGGGCTTGTGAGGTCAGATTTTCGAGCTTTTAATCATTTCACGGTAGCCATTTTGTTGTCAGTCGCAAGGGTTCGGAGGTTCAGTGAGAGTTCATTAGGGATTTTGAAGACAGCAGTGCTTACTGCGTATCGTGATTACAAGTTTGCCAA AGACTGTAAGTGGCTTTCAGATGATTTGAAGGAAGAATATCTGGAGAATGTCAAATTAGTAGAGAAGGCTGTGTTAAGAGCT GTAAATGAGAGTAGCTATGGAAGAGAGCATATTGTGCCCAGCATTGTGCAGTTTGGTTTTGTATTGCTAGAGTCAGTAGAAGAGAGAAGCAGTAAAGAGCTGTGGAATTCTAGCGGTCTATTGGGCATTGAGGACCttggtattcagatgctgaaaGTTCTATTTGAGGTCCATGATATGGCAAGAAATGAG ATTATTGAGCAATGCAAATTTCGCATACTCTCTTTGAAGCCTGAACAGAGCATGCCTATTATAAG GCTTCTCAGTAATCTTATTCAGACTTATCCTTATCCCATGTTGGAACATGTTTCCCGTTTGAAGGAATTGTTGGATTATTTCACTTTCATGCATGGCAATGTTGCTGCATATCTTGTCACTGCTCTATTGCCTCTCATCAAGTTCAGCCGGGATCTTCAG GATTACACTATTCTGGTACTGCGTAAGGCGATGTTTAGACGAGAAGATACAGTTCGTATTGCGGCAACCACTAGCATTATTGATCTTATTTTGgcagaaaaacaatctaagAGAGATGGtccattttcttttcaagaGTCTTCTAGCCAAGCCAGTTCCAGCCAGCAAGCTGAGATACCCTGTGGCCCGGGGGAAGGTCTCTTTCAAGAGCTGAGTGGTTTGCTGCAGAGATGTCTCTATCAGCAG GCAAAAGTCAAAGAAGTGATGTATCATGGGCTTGTGAGGGTAATCTTAATGGACCCCTCAAGTGCAGGTGctatctttgattttttgttgccGCACTTCCTTCGTTATTTCAGGGAG CAGGATGCCGAAGTTCAACTTGAAATTAGAAATTGTGTTAGAGTAGAGCGCGGCAAGGTCTTAATCGAAGAGCCTCTTGATTGTCTCCTATCTTGTGTCTCTTGGATTCTCATTCTTCAGTCACATGGCCAAACTGATAGAGTTTCTGATTCTTCATGGGCAAATTTGGGCTTCTCTCTTTCACAAGAGAATGAG GTAGGAAGGAATTTGTCTGGTGAGTCATTCTCCAGTGCCTTCTTGAAGATTCGAAAGTTTCTAAGAAACCAAAATCTGGAAG GCATTCTTGGTCAAGCTCAGGATGCAGGCTCTAAACCTcttgaagaagagagaagtaCATGTGCTTTAATTTTATCAGGAATAATTGAAGTGTTGTTGAATGCTATTGCTACTGAGTTAGAGAAAGCAACGGATATAAAGAAGGTGGATCTTGAAAAGGAGATTACTGAGTTTGTTGACCTTCATGATTCATTGGATAAGGATACATGTACATCAAGACAAAATAATGGCATCAGAAGAGGGAATCTACGAACTGCTACTCAAGATATACCCAAAAATATAGATTCAGGCCACATAAAATTTACCCACGGACGAATTCCATTTTTGGCAACTTCAAGCATCTATCAGCTATTGCAAACAGCACTAAAACTATACAATACTGATTGTTCTAACACTGTTGGAGCTTCCCAAAATCGTAGCCAGTTGTCCATGGGCAATTCATCAAAATGCTGCTCTAAGATTATTTCTTTTGCCTTAAATGCCTTTCTTCGTCATTTAAAGTCTTTTTCTGTTACTGGAACTGAAAATTCATTGAAGACTTTGATCTATGGGGACATTAAGATGCTTGGGCCACAATTgctgaaattgatttttttgctcAAGTCTGTGCCAAAGTTTGCGActgatcaaaagaaaaaagaagctaagggggaaaaaaatgatgaagatcgaAGGGAGAATCTCCATCTAGCCTTAATCTGCATCAAGGAACTGATAATGGTTAGTTTATGGAGCTCAAACCTGACTGGTTTGCTTGAAGAGATGGTGTCAGTTTCCCCTCTCGAGTGCCCTGGTTCAGATGATGATTGTGAAGCAGCCACTAGGATTGATGATCAACAGATAAGAAGCAAAGAATTATTTATTAGGAAAATCTTGATGCCGTTGTTCTCTGAATGTCTTGCACTTTCATATTTTGGTGAAGTTGAG ATTATCTGTGATATGATATTGATGATTGGGAACAAATTGCCATATAAGTGGAAGAACATTCATGGTGCTTGGGCTGTTCGTGTCGGCAAATGCAATCACATAACGAATTCCAAAGTAGTGAAAGGCATTGTTACGGTTGCTCTTTCTTTAAGCTTGCCTCCAAATGATTTAATTGTGGCTCAAGACATGGCCTCAGAGCTGTTAAAAGTCACTGGATCAGAGACGATTGACCCAATAGAGATGTCTGAATCATACCCCGTGATAAACCATTCAACAAGTGCTGCAATAAATTCTTGTATTCTGCAATTGATTGAAGCAATTCTTGTCGATATGGATTGGACCACAAAAAAACTGAAGATTTTCTCTTTGGTCACTCAAAGAAGCATTAACCTTAATAAAAGTGGAGAACATGCTCCTGGATTGGCATTTGAGGAAAATCTTTACACAAGGGCTGAGGCTGTGGTGAAAGTATTATCTTTCTTTGTTCTGATGAACCTCAAAG AACCTCAAGCAGAGCATTTGCTAAGACTGGCTGCAAAGTTCTATAAACATTTAGCTCAGATGTCAAAGCTGAGGATTGGTCCTAAAGGTTGCAAGCAGCTTCTTCCTAGCCTCAAATTTGAGAAGCTTGTGGAACTAACTTGCAGGCAGCTCACGGTTCCTCTGTATAACTTTGTGATGCTGGTGCAAAAG AAACAACAAGAAAATGCTATTAGTAAAGGgatcatcaaaaaaattaagagggAGAACAGATGCATACCGGACCTGATCTTTCAGATAGAAGATTATGAAAAGTATCTCATCCAGCTTAGCAAGGTGAGCAAGGTCAATTTATTGAGGCATGCGAAACGTAGCACTTCTCGGGATTTCAAAATTGTAGACCCCAACGAAATGACCAGGGAAGAAGATGCTCCAAACCATAATGATCCCACTGCAGTTGAAAACGAATCATGTGATGATTCTGAAGACAATGAAGGAAATGGATCAGAGAAAATATTAACACCCAACTCTTGTAGTCCTTTGGCTGCAAAGGATTCTGGCTCTGATGGTGAAGATGGTGATGCTCTTCCCAATGCCAAAAGGGTGAAGAGGGGGAGAGTAGTGCAGGACTCTGATGATGAAACATAG
- the LOC115994776 gene encoding dynein light chain 1, cytoplasmic: MSEDAKRSIQGALAMKPLSSDDRKPSSAAAAATPPTGKRVIIKSADMLPEMQKEAIDTAISAFEKHSVEKDVAEHIKKEFDKKHGSTWHCIVGRNFGSYVTHETNHFVYFYLDQKAVLLFKSG; encoded by the exons atgagcGAAGACGCTAAGAGAAGCATCCAAGGAGCGCTGGCGATGAAACCACTGAGCTCCGATGACCGGAAACCCTCGTCTGCGGCGGCTGCAGCCACCCCTCCCACCGGCAAGCGCGTCATCATCAAGAGCGCCGACATGCTCCCCGAAATGCAGAAGGAGGCCATCGACACCGCCATCTCC GCATTTGAGAAGCACAGTGTGGAGAAAGACGTTGCAGAGCATATAAAGAAAGAGTTTGATAAAAAGCATGGCTCCACTTGGCACTGTATCGTCGGCAGAAACTTTG GTTCTTATGTGACTCATGAAACAAACCACTTTGTTTATTTCTATTTGGATCAGAAAGCTGTTTTGCTATTCAAATCTGGTTAA
- the LOC115995469 gene encoding Fanconi anemia group I protein isoform X2 translates to MATTATTATTTGPLSDTDIIRLASQHHHAQTQTQTPLPSYLLSLDSHSKLLSFLHARASSPSPSLAVSDYTLSLLSLISLSPHTPSLSSLLSSLLSSYTHLFASLLIPHDSNSLKTIQFFVSLLHHIPVTSLEAVVDSILSYLPQINDSEDTQILDLLPSCLNLAFDSGGDYAHQVFDKMLECNWSKELLMKMVSIVGEFAFLDKVRRREFLDKVFVGMKRVDLQDLPSLVYQLLVLSAASKGFSKREVIEGIVMFFGLKMGSKMSSIFRQVEGTVLLHVNFSVKQDLSLGQEVMGLVRSDFRAFNHFTVAILLSVARVRRFSESSLGILKTAVLTAYRDYKFAKDCKWLSDDLKEEYLENVKLVEKAVLRAVNESSYGREHIVPSIVQFGFVLLESVEERSSKELWNSSGLLGIEDLGIQMLKVLFEVHDMARNEIIEQCKFRILSLKPEQSMPIIRLLSNLIQTYPYPMLEHVSRLKELLDYFTFMHGNVAAYLVTALLPLIKFSRDLQDYTILVLRKAMFRREDTVRIAATTSIIDLILAEKQSKRDGPFSFQESSSQASSSQQAEIPCGPGEGLFQELSGLLQRCLYQQAKVKEVMYHGLVRVILMDPSSAGAIFDFLLPHFLRYFREDAEVQLEIRNCVRVERGKVLIEEPLDCLLSCVSWILILQSHGQTDRVSDSSWANLGFSLSQENEVGRNLSGESFSSAFLKIRKFLRNQNLEGILGQAQDAGSKPLEEERSTCALILSGIIEVLLNAIATELEKATDIKKVDLEKEITEFVDLHDSLDKDTCTSRQNNGIRRGNLRTATQDIPKNIDSGHIKFTHGRIPFLATSSIYQLLQTALKLYNTDCSNTVGASQNRSQLSMGNSSKCCSKIISFALNAFLRHLKSFSVTGTENSLKTLIYGDIKMLGPQLLKLIFLLKSVPKFATDQKKKEAKGEKNDEDRRENLHLALICIKELIMVSLWSSNLTGLLEEMVSVSPLECPGSDDDCEAATRIDDQQIRSKELFIRKILMPLFSECLALSYFGEVEIICDMILMIGNKLPYKWKNIHGAWAVRVGKCNHITNSKVVKGIVTVALSLSLPPNDLIVAQDMASELLKVTGSETIDPIEMSESYPVINHSTSAAINSCILQLIEAILVDMDWTTKKLKIFSLVTQRSINLNKSGEHAPGLAFEENLYTRAEAVVKVLSFFVLMNLKEPQAEHLLRLAAKFYKHLAQMSKLRIGPKGCKQLLPSLKFEKLVELTCRQLTVPLYNFVMLVQKKQQENAISKGIIKKIKRENRCIPDLIFQIEDYEKYLIQLSKVSKVNLLRHAKRSTSRDFKIVDPNEMTREEDAPNHNDPTAVENESCDDSEDNEGNGSEKILTPNSCSPLAAKDSGSDGEDGDALPNAKRVKRGRVVQDSDDET, encoded by the exons atggccaccaccgccaccaccgcCACAACCACAGGTCCGCTAAGCGACACAGATATAATACGCCTAGCTTCCCAGCACCACCATGCCCAAACACAGACACAAACACCCCTTCCTTCCTATTTACTCTCCCTTGACTCTCACTCCAAACTCCTTTCCTTCCTCCACGCTCGCGCCtcttctccctctccttctctcgCCGTCTCCGACTACACTCTTTCCCTCCTCTCCCTCATTTCCCTTTCCCCTCACACTCCTTCCCTCTCTTCCCTCCTATCCTCTCTCCTCTCCTCCTACACTCACCTCTTCGCTTCCCTTCTCATTCCCCACGACTCCAACTCCCTCAAAACCATACAATTCTTTGTCTCCCTCCTCCACCACATACCCGTTACTTCTCTCGAAGCAGTTGTCGATTCCATTCTCTCCTATTTGCCTCAAATTAATGATTCCGAGGATACCCAGATCCTCGATCTTCTCCCAAGTTGTTTGAACTTGGCTTTTGATTCAGGTGGGGATTATGCACAccaggtgtttgataaaatgcttgaATGTAATTGGTCGAAGGAGTTGTTGATGAAGATGGTTTCGATTGTGGGGGAGTTTGCATTTCTTGATAAGGTGAGGAGGAGAGAGTTTTTGGACAAAGTGTTTGTTGGGATGAAGCGGGTGGACTTGCAGGACTTGCCTTCGCTTGTGTACCAGTTATTGGTCTTGTCGGCCGCATCAAAAGGGTTTAGCAAGAGAGAGGTGATTGAAGGGATTGTGatgttttttgggttgaaaatgGGGTCAAAGATGAGCTCCATATTTAGGCAAGTTGAAGGTACAGTGTTGCTCCATGTGAATTTCTCAGTGAAGCAGGATCTGTCTTTGGGGCAGGAGGTAATGGGGCTTGTGAGGTCAGATTTTCGAGCTTTTAATCATTTCACGGTAGCCATTTTGTTGTCAGTCGCAAGGGTTCGGAGGTTCAGTGAGAGTTCATTAGGGATTTTGAAGACAGCAGTGCTTACTGCGTATCGTGATTACAAGTTTGCCAA AGACTGTAAGTGGCTTTCAGATGATTTGAAGGAAGAATATCTGGAGAATGTCAAATTAGTAGAGAAGGCTGTGTTAAGAGCT GTAAATGAGAGTAGCTATGGAAGAGAGCATATTGTGCCCAGCATTGTGCAGTTTGGTTTTGTATTGCTAGAGTCAGTAGAAGAGAGAAGCAGTAAAGAGCTGTGGAATTCTAGCGGTCTATTGGGCATTGAGGACCttggtattcagatgctgaaaGTTCTATTTGAGGTCCATGATATGGCAAGAAATGAG ATTATTGAGCAATGCAAATTTCGCATACTCTCTTTGAAGCCTGAACAGAGCATGCCTATTATAAG GCTTCTCAGTAATCTTATTCAGACTTATCCTTATCCCATGTTGGAACATGTTTCCCGTTTGAAGGAATTGTTGGATTATTTCACTTTCATGCATGGCAATGTTGCTGCATATCTTGTCACTGCTCTATTGCCTCTCATCAAGTTCAGCCGGGATCTTCAG GATTACACTATTCTGGTACTGCGTAAGGCGATGTTTAGACGAGAAGATACAGTTCGTATTGCGGCAACCACTAGCATTATTGATCTTATTTTGgcagaaaaacaatctaagAGAGATGGtccattttcttttcaagaGTCTTCTAGCCAAGCCAGTTCCAGCCAGCAAGCTGAGATACCCTGTGGCCCGGGGGAAGGTCTCTTTCAAGAGCTGAGTGGTTTGCTGCAGAGATGTCTCTATCAGCAG GCAAAAGTCAAAGAAGTGATGTATCATGGGCTTGTGAGGGTAATCTTAATGGACCCCTCAAGTGCAGGTGctatctttgattttttgttgccGCACTTCCTTCGTTATTTCAGGGAG GATGCCGAAGTTCAACTTGAAATTAGAAATTGTGTTAGAGTAGAGCGCGGCAAGGTCTTAATCGAAGAGCCTCTTGATTGTCTCCTATCTTGTGTCTCTTGGATTCTCATTCTTCAGTCACATGGCCAAACTGATAGAGTTTCTGATTCTTCATGGGCAAATTTGGGCTTCTCTCTTTCACAAGAGAATGAG GTAGGAAGGAATTTGTCTGGTGAGTCATTCTCCAGTGCCTTCTTGAAGATTCGAAAGTTTCTAAGAAACCAAAATCTGGAAG GCATTCTTGGTCAAGCTCAGGATGCAGGCTCTAAACCTcttgaagaagagagaagtaCATGTGCTTTAATTTTATCAGGAATAATTGAAGTGTTGTTGAATGCTATTGCTACTGAGTTAGAGAAAGCAACGGATATAAAGAAGGTGGATCTTGAAAAGGAGATTACTGAGTTTGTTGACCTTCATGATTCATTGGATAAGGATACATGTACATCAAGACAAAATAATGGCATCAGAAGAGGGAATCTACGAACTGCTACTCAAGATATACCCAAAAATATAGATTCAGGCCACATAAAATTTACCCACGGACGAATTCCATTTTTGGCAACTTCAAGCATCTATCAGCTATTGCAAACAGCACTAAAACTATACAATACTGATTGTTCTAACACTGTTGGAGCTTCCCAAAATCGTAGCCAGTTGTCCATGGGCAATTCATCAAAATGCTGCTCTAAGATTATTTCTTTTGCCTTAAATGCCTTTCTTCGTCATTTAAAGTCTTTTTCTGTTACTGGAACTGAAAATTCATTGAAGACTTTGATCTATGGGGACATTAAGATGCTTGGGCCACAATTgctgaaattgatttttttgctcAAGTCTGTGCCAAAGTTTGCGActgatcaaaagaaaaaagaagctaagggggaaaaaaatgatgaagatcgaAGGGAGAATCTCCATCTAGCCTTAATCTGCATCAAGGAACTGATAATGGTTAGTTTATGGAGCTCAAACCTGACTGGTTTGCTTGAAGAGATGGTGTCAGTTTCCCCTCTCGAGTGCCCTGGTTCAGATGATGATTGTGAAGCAGCCACTAGGATTGATGATCAACAGATAAGAAGCAAAGAATTATTTATTAGGAAAATCTTGATGCCGTTGTTCTCTGAATGTCTTGCACTTTCATATTTTGGTGAAGTTGAG ATTATCTGTGATATGATATTGATGATTGGGAACAAATTGCCATATAAGTGGAAGAACATTCATGGTGCTTGGGCTGTTCGTGTCGGCAAATGCAATCACATAACGAATTCCAAAGTAGTGAAAGGCATTGTTACGGTTGCTCTTTCTTTAAGCTTGCCTCCAAATGATTTAATTGTGGCTCAAGACATGGCCTCAGAGCTGTTAAAAGTCACTGGATCAGAGACGATTGACCCAATAGAGATGTCTGAATCATACCCCGTGATAAACCATTCAACAAGTGCTGCAATAAATTCTTGTATTCTGCAATTGATTGAAGCAATTCTTGTCGATATGGATTGGACCACAAAAAAACTGAAGATTTTCTCTTTGGTCACTCAAAGAAGCATTAACCTTAATAAAAGTGGAGAACATGCTCCTGGATTGGCATTTGAGGAAAATCTTTACACAAGGGCTGAGGCTGTGGTGAAAGTATTATCTTTCTTTGTTCTGATGAACCTCAAAG AACCTCAAGCAGAGCATTTGCTAAGACTGGCTGCAAAGTTCTATAAACATTTAGCTCAGATGTCAAAGCTGAGGATTGGTCCTAAAGGTTGCAAGCAGCTTCTTCCTAGCCTCAAATTTGAGAAGCTTGTGGAACTAACTTGCAGGCAGCTCACGGTTCCTCTGTATAACTTTGTGATGCTGGTGCAAAAG AAACAACAAGAAAATGCTATTAGTAAAGGgatcatcaaaaaaattaagagggAGAACAGATGCATACCGGACCTGATCTTTCAGATAGAAGATTATGAAAAGTATCTCATCCAGCTTAGCAAGGTGAGCAAGGTCAATTTATTGAGGCATGCGAAACGTAGCACTTCTCGGGATTTCAAAATTGTAGACCCCAACGAAATGACCAGGGAAGAAGATGCTCCAAACCATAATGATCCCACTGCAGTTGAAAACGAATCATGTGATGATTCTGAAGACAATGAAGGAAATGGATCAGAGAAAATATTAACACCCAACTCTTGTAGTCCTTTGGCTGCAAAGGATTCTGGCTCTGATGGTGAAGATGGTGATGCTCTTCCCAATGCCAAAAGGGTGAAGAGGGGGAGAGTAGTGCAGGACTCTGATGATGAAACATAG